One window of the Spirochaetia bacterium 38H-sp genome contains the following:
- a CDS encoding sugar ABC transporter substrate-binding protein produces MNRLLLVFLIVCFVGSLAFAEGRTEDKSSGGTIRYTRWAGTQEARDFQALVDAYMEAHPGVNIETEFLPWGAYWEKVRTTVVSGDAADVISLSHIMSSPYVTKGAFLALDEIPGAKELFDRMQPGTKPAVMYNGKIYGMPIGVGVRSLIYNKAMLDKAGLPYPDSEKPMTWDEFKKTYAKLSIKKGDEYQQVAVHFHWMQVWQAFVEQFGGKIVDDLTRPTKVLLNSPEGIKALKAMKSFIDEGLEPPYSTEWAGPWGTPDSAVATGKVAFMQTGPWGFGPIKDAGIDFGTAPFPYEKGGKRATIGYINFLSIYRGSKNTDAAWAFISWMAGEGQPEFTKTGDLPANSDYLEKIKASSDEKLKAFFSDLPYAITGPMLPTDEFTSLTESTLTDFLQDRISAEEAAQLIEEEGNKIIKKIFG; encoded by the coding sequence GGTACTCAGGAAGCAAGGGATTTTCAGGCCCTTGTAGATGCTTATATGGAGGCTCATCCGGGTGTCAATATTGAGACAGAGTTTTTACCATGGGGTGCTTATTGGGAAAAGGTAAGGACAACTGTGGTCAGCGGAGATGCTGCTGATGTTATTTCTCTTTCTCATATTATGTCTTCTCCATATGTTACCAAGGGGGCTTTTCTTGCTCTTGATGAAATTCCCGGTGCAAAGGAGCTTTTTGATAGGATGCAACCGGGTACTAAACCGGCTGTTATGTATAATGGCAAAATATATGGTATGCCAATTGGTGTGGGGGTGCGATCTCTTATCTACAACAAAGCTATGCTTGATAAGGCTGGTCTTCCATATCCGGATTCTGAGAAGCCTATGACATGGGATGAGTTTAAAAAGACTTATGCAAAGCTTTCGATAAAGAAGGGTGATGAATATCAACAGGTAGCAGTACACTTTCACTGGATGCAGGTATGGCAGGCTTTTGTTGAACAGTTTGGTGGTAAGATAGTTGACGACCTTACACGTCCTACAAAGGTTCTTTTAAATTCTCCTGAGGGTATCAAAGCTCTCAAGGCTATGAAGTCTTTTATAGATGAGGGGCTTGAGCCTCCTTATTCTACCGAGTGGGCAGGGCCTTGGGGAACTCCTGATTCTGCTGTAGCTACTGGTAAGGTTGCCTTTATGCAGACTGGTCCTTGGGGCTTTGGTCCTATTAAGGATGCTGGGATAGATTTTGGCACTGCTCCTTTCCCCTATGAAAAGGGCGGGAAAAGAGCAACAATAGGATATATTAACTTCCTTTCTATATATAGAGGGAGTAAGAATACAGATGCTGCATGGGCTTTTATTTCTTGGATGGCAGGAGAGGGACAGCCCGAGTTCACCAAGACAGGGGATTTGCCTGCTAATTCTGATTATCTGGAAAAGATCAAGGCTTCTTCTGATGAAAAGCTCAAGGCATTTTTCTCTGATCTCCCATATGCCATAACAGGACCTATGCTTCCTACGGATGAGTTTACTTCTCTTACAGAGTCCACTCTTACTGATTTTCTTCAGGATAGGATTAGTGCGGAAGAAGCTGCACAGCTTATAGAAGAGGAAGGCAATAAGATTATTAAGAAAATTTTTGGCTGA